Proteins encoded within one genomic window of Camelina sativa cultivar DH55 chromosome 19, Cs, whole genome shotgun sequence:
- the LOC104767390 gene encoding uncharacterized protein LOC104767390 has product MTRLPFFFVVLLLLFAATRTTAEIKSLTISDDSRPMILFEKFGFTQSGHVSVSVSSVSVVSSSSVPIPDPSRLGFFLMSEESLLQVVLEIQQNPNFCVLDSNYVLHLFTFHDLSPPPGSKYEHLYPVVSPNEYSLFFVNCVPETKVSMKVRTEMYNLDPSGSKDYLPAGSTRLPGLYFFFSLGYLAFLGLWGYACFVNKRVVHRIHVLMAALLLVLANIASIVIGETGPFIKDWVTWNQIFLLVDIVCCCAILFPIVWSIRSLRETSKTDGKAARNLAKLTLFRQFYIVVIGYLYFTRIVVFALKTIAAYKYQWVSNAAEEIASLAFYMLMFYMFRPVEKNEYFVLDEEEEEAAELALKEDDFEL; this is encoded by the exons ATGACGAGATTacccttcttcttcgtcgttctcctcctcctctttgcCGCAACCCGCACGACGGCGGAGATCAAGTCTCTCACAATCTCCGACGACTCTAGGCCGATGATTCTCTTCGAAAAATTCGGATTCACTCAGTCCGGCCATGTTAGCGTCTCTGTTTCCTCCGTCTCAGTAGTATCTTCTTCGTCTGTTCCGATCCCGGATCCTTCGAGGCTTGGATTCTTCCTCATGTCAGAGGAATCGCTTCTCCAAGTAGTCTTAGAGATCcagcaaaaccctaacttctgTGTACTCGATTCCAATTACGTCCTCCATCTCTTCACATTCCACGATCTCTCTCCTCCGCCTGGTTCCAAATACGAGCACTTGTACCCGGTGGTTTCTCCCAACGAGtactctctcttcttcgttAATTGCGTACCGGAAACCAAAGTTTCGATGAAGGTCCGAACGGAGATGTACAATTTAGATCCGAGCGGGTCTAAGGATTACCTCCCTGCCGGGTCAACCCGATTACCTGGAttgtacttcttcttctccctcggCTACTTAGCTTTCCTTGGTCTCTGGGGTTATGCTTGTTTTGTCAATAAAAGAGTTGTTCATAGGATCCATGTTCTCATGGCGGCCTTGCTTCTG GTTTTGGCCAACATAGCTTCCATTGTGATTGGAGAGACTGGACCTTTCATCAAAGATTGGGTAACTTGGAATCAGATATTCTTGCTTGTAGATATTGTTTGCTGTTGTGCAATCTTATTCCCCATTGTCTGGTCGATACGTTCGTTGAGAGAGACTTCGAAAACCGATGGGAAAGCAGCTAGGAACTTGGCAAAATTGACTCTGTTTAGACAGTTCTACATTGTTGTCATTGGGTATTTGTACTTTACGAGGATTGTAGTGTTTGCTCTGAAGACTATCGCAGCTTATAAGTATCAGTGGGTGAGCAATGCGGCTGAGGAGATTGCAAGTCTGGCGTTTTACATGTTGATGTTCTATATGTTCAGGCCGGTGGAGAAGAATGAGTATTTCGTtttagatgaagaagaagaggaagccgCAGAGTTGGCCTTGAAGGAGGA